From Camelus dromedarius isolate mCamDro1 chromosome 2, mCamDro1.pat, whole genome shotgun sequence, one genomic window encodes:
- the GART gene encoding trifunctional purine biosynthetic protein adenosine-3 isoform X1 yields MAARVLVIGSGGREHALAWKLAQSNHVKQVLVTPGNAGTACSEKISNTDVSISDHTALAQFCKDEKIEFVVVGPEAPLAAGIVDNMTSAGVRCFGPTAEAAQLESSKRFAKEFMDQHGIPTARWRAFTKPEEACTFITSADFPALVVKASGLAAGKGVIVAKSKEEACKAVQEIMHDKAFGEAGETVVIEELLEGEEVSCLCFTDGRTVAPMPPAQDHKRLLEGDHGPNTGGMGACCPAPQVSKDLLLKIKNTILQRTVDGMQQEGVPYTGILYAGIMLTNNGPKVLEFNCRFGDPECQVILPLLKSDLYEVIQSTLDGLLCTSLPIWLDSHTAVTVVMASKGYPGDYTKGVEITGFSEAQALGLEVFHAGTALKDGKVVTNGGRVLTVTAIRENLVSALEEAKKGLAAIKFEGAIYRKDIGCHAIAFLQQPRGLTYKESGVDIAAGNMLVKKIKPLAKATSRPGCDVDLGGFAGLFDLKAAGFNDPLLACGTDGVGTKLKIAQQCHKHDTIGQDLVAMCVNDILAQGAEPLFFLDYFSCGKLDLNTTEAVVTGIAEACKKAGCALLGGETAEMPDMYPPGEYDLAGFAVGAMERDQKLPHLERITEGDVVIGIASSGLHSNGFSLVRKIVAKSSLQYSSPAPSGCGDQTLGDLLLIPTRIYSHLLLPVLRSGHVKAFAHITGGGLLENIPRVLPQKFGVELDAQTWKIPRIFSWLQQEGHLSEEEMARTFNCGIGAALVVSKDLTKQILQDLQQHEEEAWVIGRVVVCPEGSPRVKVKHLIETMQINGSVLENGTLKNHFSVQPKKARVAVLISGTGSNLQALIDSTREPRSSAHIVVVISNKAAVAGLDKAEKAGIPTRVINHKLYKSREAFDTAVDQVLEEFSTDIVCLAGFMRILSGPFVRKWNGKMLNIHPSLLPSFKGSNAHEQVLDSGVTLTGCTVHFVAEDVDAGQIILQEAVPVKRGDTVATLSERVKLAEHKIFPSALQLVASGTVQLGDNGKICWVKEE; encoded by the exons ATGGCAGCCCGAGTACTTGTCATTGGCAGTGGAGGAAGGGAACATGCACTGGCCTGGAAACTTGCACAGTCCAATCATGTCAAACAGGTGTTGGTTACCCCAGGAAATGCAGGCACTGCCTGCTCTGAAAAGATTTCAAATACTG ATGTCTCAATCAGTGATCACACTGCCCTTGCTCAATTCTgcaaagatgagaaaattgaatttgtagttgTTGGACCAGAGGCACCTCTGGCTGCTG GAATTGTTGATAACATGACATCTGCAGGAGTGCGATGCTTTGGCCCCACAGCAGAAGCAGCTCAGTTAGAGTCCAGCAAAAGATTTGCCAAAGAATTTATGGACCAACATGGAATCCCAACTGCACGATGGAGAGCTTTCACCAAACCTGAAGAGGCCTGTACCTTCATTACGAG TGCAGACTTCCCTGCTTTGGTTGTGAAGGCCAGTGGTCTTGCAGCTGGGAAAGGGGTGATTGTTGCAAAGAGCAAAGAAGAGGCCTGCAAAGCTGTACAGGAGATCATGCAT GATAAAGCTTTTGGAGAAGCTGGAGAAACAGTTGTTATTGAAGAACTTCTTGAAGGAGAAGAGGTTTCT TGTCTGTGTTTCACTGATGGAAGGACTGTGGCCCCCATGCCCCCAGCACAGGACCATAAGCGACTGCTGGAGGGAGATCATGGCCCCAACACTGGGGGAATGGGAGCTTGTTGTCCAGCACCTCAG GTTTCTAAGGATCTgttgctaaaaattaaaaataccattcTTCAGAGGACTGTGGATGGCATGCAGCAGGAGGGTGTGCCATACACAG gtattcTCTATGCTGGTATAATGCTGACCAACAATGGCCCAAAAGTTCTGGAGTTTAATTGTCGTTTCGGAGATCCAGAGTGCCAG GTGATCCTCCCACTTCTTAAAAGCGATCTTTATGAAGTGATTCAGTCTACCTTAGATGGCCTGCTCTGCACCTCTCTTCCTATTTGGCTTGACAGCCACACTGCTGTAACTGTTGTCATGGCGAGTAAAGGTTATCCAGGAGACTACACCAAGGGTGTAGAGATAACAG GATTTTCTGAGGCTCAAGCTTTAGGACTAGAGGTGTTCCATGCAGGCACTGCCCTAAAAGATGGCAAAGTGGTGACTAATGGGGGTAGGGTCCTTACTGTAACAGCCATCCGGGAAAATCTTGTCTCAGCCCTTGAAGAAGCCAAGAAAGGACTAGCTGCTATAAAGTTTGAGGGAGCCATTTACAGGAAGGACATCGGCTGTCATGCCATAGCTTTCCTTCAGCAGCCCAG aGGCCTGACTTACAAGGAATCTGGGGTAGACATTGCAGCTGGAAATATGCTGGTCAAGAAAATTAAGCCTTTAGCAAAAGCCACCTCCAGACCAG GCTGTGATGTTGATCTTGGAGGTTTTGCTGGTCTTTTTGATTTGAAAGCAGCCGGTTTTAATGATCCTCTTCTGGCCTGTGGAACAGACGGCGTTGGAACTAAACTGAAG ATTGCGCAGCAGTGCCATAAACACGATACCATTGGTCAAGATTTGGTTGCAATGTGTGTAAATGATATTCTGGCACAAGGAGCAGAAcccctcttttttcttgattatttttcctGTGGAAAACTTGACCTCAATACAACTGAAGCTGTTGTCACTGGAATTGCTGAAGCTTGTAAAAAAGCTGGATGTGCTCTCCTCG GAGGTGAAACGGCAGAAATGCCTGACATGTACCCACCTGGAGAGTATGACCTAGCCGGTTTTGCCGTTGGTGCCATGGAGCGGGATCAGAAACTCCCTCACCTGGAAAGAATCACTGAAGGGGACGTTGTTATTGGAATAGCTTCCTCTGGTCTTCACAGCAATGGATTTAGCCTTGTGAGGAAAATTGTAGCGAAATCTTCCCTCCAGTACTCCTCTCCAGCACCCTCTGGCTGTGGTGACCAGACCTTAG GGGACTTACTTCTAATTCCAACTAGAATCTACAGCCATTTGCTGCTACCTGTCCTACGTTCAGGACATGTTAAGGCTTTTGCCCATATTACTGGTGGAGGCTTGCTAGAAAACATCCCCAGAGTCCTCCCTCAGAAATTTGGGGTGGAGTTAG ACGCCCAGACCTGGAAGATCCCCAGGATCTTCTCATGGTTACAGCAGGAAGGACACCTCTCTGAAGAAGAGATGGCCAGAACATTTAACTGTGGGATCGGGGCTGCCCTCGTGGTATCTAAGGATCTGACAAAGCAGATTCTGCAGGATCTTCAGCAGCACGAGGAAGAGGCCTGGGTGATTGGCAGGGTGGTTGTATGTCCTGAAG GTTCTCCTCGTGTGAAAGTCAAGCATCTGATTGAAACCATGCAAATAAATGGTTCAGTACTGGAGAATGGCACCCTGAAAAATCATTTCTCTGTTCAACCAAAAAAGGCAAGAGTTGCTGTCTTAATATCCGGAACAG GATCGAACCTTCAAGCTCTCATAGACAGTACTAGGGAGCCAAGGAGCTCTGCACACATTGTTGTTGTGATCTCCAACAAAGCTGCAGTGGCTGGCTTAGATAAAGCAGAAAAAGCCGGAATTCCCACCAGG GTAATTAAtcataaattatataaaagtcGTGAAGCATTTGACACTGCAGTTGACCAAGTCCTTGAAGAGTTCTCCACAGACATAGTCTGTCTTGCAGGATTCATGAGAATTTTATCTGGCCCCTTTGTCAGAAAATGGAATG GGAAAATGCTTAACATCCACCCATCCTTGCTTCCTTCGTTTAAGGGTTCAAATGCCCATGAACAAGTCCTGGACTCCGGAGTCACACTCACTGGGTGTACTGTGCACTTTGTAGCT gaagatgTAGATGCTGGACAAATTATTTTACAAGAAGCTGTTCCAGTGAAGAGGGGAGACACTGTTGCAACTCTATCTGAAAGAGTAAAATTAGCAGAACATAAAATATTCCCCTCAGCCCTCCAGCTGGTGGCCAGTGGAACTGTGCAGCTTGGAGACAATGGCAAGATCTGTTGGGTCAAAGAGGAATGA
- the GART gene encoding trifunctional purine biosynthetic protein adenosine-3 isoform X2 — protein MAARVLVIGSGGREHALAWKLAQSNHVKQVLVTPGNAGTACSEKISNTDVSISDHTALAQFCKDEKIEFVVVGPEAPLAAGIVDNMTSAGVRCFGPTAEAAQLESSKRFAKEFMDQHGIPTARWRAFTKPEEACTFITSADFPALVVKASGLAAGKGVIVAKSKEEACKAVQEIMHDKAFGEAGETVVIEELLEGEEVSCLCFTDGRTVAPMPPAQDHKRLLEGDHGPNTGGMGACCPAPQVSKDLLLKIKNTILQRTVDGMQQEGVPYTGILYAGIMLTNNGPKVLEFNCRFGDPECQVILPLLKSDLYEVIQSTLDGLLCTSLPIWLDSHTAVTVVMASKGYPGDYTKGVEITGFSEAQALGLEVFHAGTALKDGKVVTNGGRVLTVTAIRENLVSALEEAKKGLAAIKFEGAIYRKDIGCHAIAFLQQPRGLTYKESGVDIAAGNMLVKKIKPLAKATSRPGCDVDLGGFAGLFDLKAAGFNDPLLACGTDGVGTKLKIAQQCHKHDTIGQDLVAMCVNDILAQGAEPLFFLDYFSCGKLDLNTTEAVVTGIAEACKKAGCALLGGETAEMPDMYPPGEYDLAGFAVGAMERDQKLPHLERITEGDVVIGIASSGLHSNGFSLVRKIVAKSSLQYSSPAPSGCGDQTLDAQTWKIPRIFSWLQQEGHLSEEEMARTFNCGIGAALVVSKDLTKQILQDLQQHEEEAWVIGRVVVCPEGSPRVKVKHLIETMQINGSVLENGTLKNHFSVQPKKARVAVLISGTGSNLQALIDSTREPRSSAHIVVVISNKAAVAGLDKAEKAGIPTRVINHKLYKSREAFDTAVDQVLEEFSTDIVCLAGFMRILSGPFVRKWNGKMLNIHPSLLPSFKGSNAHEQVLDSGVTLTGCTVHFVAEDVDAGQIILQEAVPVKRGDTVATLSERVKLAEHKIFPSALQLVASGTVQLGDNGKICWVKEE, from the exons ATGGCAGCCCGAGTACTTGTCATTGGCAGTGGAGGAAGGGAACATGCACTGGCCTGGAAACTTGCACAGTCCAATCATGTCAAACAGGTGTTGGTTACCCCAGGAAATGCAGGCACTGCCTGCTCTGAAAAGATTTCAAATACTG ATGTCTCAATCAGTGATCACACTGCCCTTGCTCAATTCTgcaaagatgagaaaattgaatttgtagttgTTGGACCAGAGGCACCTCTGGCTGCTG GAATTGTTGATAACATGACATCTGCAGGAGTGCGATGCTTTGGCCCCACAGCAGAAGCAGCTCAGTTAGAGTCCAGCAAAAGATTTGCCAAAGAATTTATGGACCAACATGGAATCCCAACTGCACGATGGAGAGCTTTCACCAAACCTGAAGAGGCCTGTACCTTCATTACGAG TGCAGACTTCCCTGCTTTGGTTGTGAAGGCCAGTGGTCTTGCAGCTGGGAAAGGGGTGATTGTTGCAAAGAGCAAAGAAGAGGCCTGCAAAGCTGTACAGGAGATCATGCAT GATAAAGCTTTTGGAGAAGCTGGAGAAACAGTTGTTATTGAAGAACTTCTTGAAGGAGAAGAGGTTTCT TGTCTGTGTTTCACTGATGGAAGGACTGTGGCCCCCATGCCCCCAGCACAGGACCATAAGCGACTGCTGGAGGGAGATCATGGCCCCAACACTGGGGGAATGGGAGCTTGTTGTCCAGCACCTCAG GTTTCTAAGGATCTgttgctaaaaattaaaaataccattcTTCAGAGGACTGTGGATGGCATGCAGCAGGAGGGTGTGCCATACACAG gtattcTCTATGCTGGTATAATGCTGACCAACAATGGCCCAAAAGTTCTGGAGTTTAATTGTCGTTTCGGAGATCCAGAGTGCCAG GTGATCCTCCCACTTCTTAAAAGCGATCTTTATGAAGTGATTCAGTCTACCTTAGATGGCCTGCTCTGCACCTCTCTTCCTATTTGGCTTGACAGCCACACTGCTGTAACTGTTGTCATGGCGAGTAAAGGTTATCCAGGAGACTACACCAAGGGTGTAGAGATAACAG GATTTTCTGAGGCTCAAGCTTTAGGACTAGAGGTGTTCCATGCAGGCACTGCCCTAAAAGATGGCAAAGTGGTGACTAATGGGGGTAGGGTCCTTACTGTAACAGCCATCCGGGAAAATCTTGTCTCAGCCCTTGAAGAAGCCAAGAAAGGACTAGCTGCTATAAAGTTTGAGGGAGCCATTTACAGGAAGGACATCGGCTGTCATGCCATAGCTTTCCTTCAGCAGCCCAG aGGCCTGACTTACAAGGAATCTGGGGTAGACATTGCAGCTGGAAATATGCTGGTCAAGAAAATTAAGCCTTTAGCAAAAGCCACCTCCAGACCAG GCTGTGATGTTGATCTTGGAGGTTTTGCTGGTCTTTTTGATTTGAAAGCAGCCGGTTTTAATGATCCTCTTCTGGCCTGTGGAACAGACGGCGTTGGAACTAAACTGAAG ATTGCGCAGCAGTGCCATAAACACGATACCATTGGTCAAGATTTGGTTGCAATGTGTGTAAATGATATTCTGGCACAAGGAGCAGAAcccctcttttttcttgattatttttcctGTGGAAAACTTGACCTCAATACAACTGAAGCTGTTGTCACTGGAATTGCTGAAGCTTGTAAAAAAGCTGGATGTGCTCTCCTCG GAGGTGAAACGGCAGAAATGCCTGACATGTACCCACCTGGAGAGTATGACCTAGCCGGTTTTGCCGTTGGTGCCATGGAGCGGGATCAGAAACTCCCTCACCTGGAAAGAATCACTGAAGGGGACGTTGTTATTGGAATAGCTTCCTCTGGTCTTCACAGCAATGGATTTAGCCTTGTGAGGAAAATTGTAGCGAAATCTTCCCTCCAGTACTCCTCTCCAGCACCCTCTGGCTGTGGTGACCAGACCTTAG ACGCCCAGACCTGGAAGATCCCCAGGATCTTCTCATGGTTACAGCAGGAAGGACACCTCTCTGAAGAAGAGATGGCCAGAACATTTAACTGTGGGATCGGGGCTGCCCTCGTGGTATCTAAGGATCTGACAAAGCAGATTCTGCAGGATCTTCAGCAGCACGAGGAAGAGGCCTGGGTGATTGGCAGGGTGGTTGTATGTCCTGAAG GTTCTCCTCGTGTGAAAGTCAAGCATCTGATTGAAACCATGCAAATAAATGGTTCAGTACTGGAGAATGGCACCCTGAAAAATCATTTCTCTGTTCAACCAAAAAAGGCAAGAGTTGCTGTCTTAATATCCGGAACAG GATCGAACCTTCAAGCTCTCATAGACAGTACTAGGGAGCCAAGGAGCTCTGCACACATTGTTGTTGTGATCTCCAACAAAGCTGCAGTGGCTGGCTTAGATAAAGCAGAAAAAGCCGGAATTCCCACCAGG GTAATTAAtcataaattatataaaagtcGTGAAGCATTTGACACTGCAGTTGACCAAGTCCTTGAAGAGTTCTCCACAGACATAGTCTGTCTTGCAGGATTCATGAGAATTTTATCTGGCCCCTTTGTCAGAAAATGGAATG GGAAAATGCTTAACATCCACCCATCCTTGCTTCCTTCGTTTAAGGGTTCAAATGCCCATGAACAAGTCCTGGACTCCGGAGTCACACTCACTGGGTGTACTGTGCACTTTGTAGCT gaagatgTAGATGCTGGACAAATTATTTTACAAGAAGCTGTTCCAGTGAAGAGGGGAGACACTGTTGCAACTCTATCTGAAAGAGTAAAATTAGCAGAACATAAAATATTCCCCTCAGCCCTCCAGCTGGTGGCCAGTGGAACTGTGCAGCTTGGAGACAATGGCAAGATCTGTTGGGTCAAAGAGGAATGA
- the GART gene encoding trifunctional purine biosynthetic protein adenosine-3 isoform X3 — translation MAARVLVIGSGGREHALAWKLAQSNHVKQVLVTPGNAGTACSEKISNTDVSISDHTALAQFCKDEKIEFVVVGPEAPLAAGIVDNMTSAGVRCFGPTAEAAQLESSKRFAKEFMDQHGIPTARWRAFTKPEEACTFITSADFPALVVKASGLAAGKGVIVAKSKEEACKAVQEIMHDKAFGEAGETVVIEELLEGEEVSCLCFTDGRTVAPMPPAQDHKRLLEGDHGPNTGGMGACCPAPQVSKDLLLKIKNTILQRTVDGMQQEGVPYTGILYAGIMLTNNGPKVLEFNCRFGDPECQVILPLLKSDLYEVIQSTLDGLLCTSLPIWLDSHTAVTVVMASKGYPGDYTKGVEITGFSEAQALGLEVFHAGTALKDGKVVTNGGRVLTVTAIRENLVSALEEAKKGLAAIKFEGAIYRKDIGCHAIAFLQQPRGLTYKESGVDIAAGNMLVKKIKPLAKATSRPGCDVDLGGFAGLFDLKAAGFNDPLLACGTDGVGTKLKIAQQCHKHDTIGQDLVAMCVNDILAQGAEPLFFLDYFSCGKLDLNTTEAVVTGIAEACKKAGCALLGGETAEMPDMYPPGEYDLAGFAVGAMERDQKLPHLERITEGDVVIGIASSGLHSNGFSLVRKIVAKSSLQYSSPAPSGCGDQTLGDLLLIPTRIYSHLLLPVLRSGHVKAFAHITGGGLLENIPRVLPQKFGVELGSPRVKVKHLIETMQINGSVLENGTLKNHFSVQPKKARVAVLISGTGSNLQALIDSTREPRSSAHIVVVISNKAAVAGLDKAEKAGIPTRVINHKLYKSREAFDTAVDQVLEEFSTDIVCLAGFMRILSGPFVRKWNGKMLNIHPSLLPSFKGSNAHEQVLDSGVTLTGCTVHFVAEDVDAGQIILQEAVPVKRGDTVATLSERVKLAEHKIFPSALQLVASGTVQLGDNGKICWVKEE, via the exons ATGGCAGCCCGAGTACTTGTCATTGGCAGTGGAGGAAGGGAACATGCACTGGCCTGGAAACTTGCACAGTCCAATCATGTCAAACAGGTGTTGGTTACCCCAGGAAATGCAGGCACTGCCTGCTCTGAAAAGATTTCAAATACTG ATGTCTCAATCAGTGATCACACTGCCCTTGCTCAATTCTgcaaagatgagaaaattgaatttgtagttgTTGGACCAGAGGCACCTCTGGCTGCTG GAATTGTTGATAACATGACATCTGCAGGAGTGCGATGCTTTGGCCCCACAGCAGAAGCAGCTCAGTTAGAGTCCAGCAAAAGATTTGCCAAAGAATTTATGGACCAACATGGAATCCCAACTGCACGATGGAGAGCTTTCACCAAACCTGAAGAGGCCTGTACCTTCATTACGAG TGCAGACTTCCCTGCTTTGGTTGTGAAGGCCAGTGGTCTTGCAGCTGGGAAAGGGGTGATTGTTGCAAAGAGCAAAGAAGAGGCCTGCAAAGCTGTACAGGAGATCATGCAT GATAAAGCTTTTGGAGAAGCTGGAGAAACAGTTGTTATTGAAGAACTTCTTGAAGGAGAAGAGGTTTCT TGTCTGTGTTTCACTGATGGAAGGACTGTGGCCCCCATGCCCCCAGCACAGGACCATAAGCGACTGCTGGAGGGAGATCATGGCCCCAACACTGGGGGAATGGGAGCTTGTTGTCCAGCACCTCAG GTTTCTAAGGATCTgttgctaaaaattaaaaataccattcTTCAGAGGACTGTGGATGGCATGCAGCAGGAGGGTGTGCCATACACAG gtattcTCTATGCTGGTATAATGCTGACCAACAATGGCCCAAAAGTTCTGGAGTTTAATTGTCGTTTCGGAGATCCAGAGTGCCAG GTGATCCTCCCACTTCTTAAAAGCGATCTTTATGAAGTGATTCAGTCTACCTTAGATGGCCTGCTCTGCACCTCTCTTCCTATTTGGCTTGACAGCCACACTGCTGTAACTGTTGTCATGGCGAGTAAAGGTTATCCAGGAGACTACACCAAGGGTGTAGAGATAACAG GATTTTCTGAGGCTCAAGCTTTAGGACTAGAGGTGTTCCATGCAGGCACTGCCCTAAAAGATGGCAAAGTGGTGACTAATGGGGGTAGGGTCCTTACTGTAACAGCCATCCGGGAAAATCTTGTCTCAGCCCTTGAAGAAGCCAAGAAAGGACTAGCTGCTATAAAGTTTGAGGGAGCCATTTACAGGAAGGACATCGGCTGTCATGCCATAGCTTTCCTTCAGCAGCCCAG aGGCCTGACTTACAAGGAATCTGGGGTAGACATTGCAGCTGGAAATATGCTGGTCAAGAAAATTAAGCCTTTAGCAAAAGCCACCTCCAGACCAG GCTGTGATGTTGATCTTGGAGGTTTTGCTGGTCTTTTTGATTTGAAAGCAGCCGGTTTTAATGATCCTCTTCTGGCCTGTGGAACAGACGGCGTTGGAACTAAACTGAAG ATTGCGCAGCAGTGCCATAAACACGATACCATTGGTCAAGATTTGGTTGCAATGTGTGTAAATGATATTCTGGCACAAGGAGCAGAAcccctcttttttcttgattatttttcctGTGGAAAACTTGACCTCAATACAACTGAAGCTGTTGTCACTGGAATTGCTGAAGCTTGTAAAAAAGCTGGATGTGCTCTCCTCG GAGGTGAAACGGCAGAAATGCCTGACATGTACCCACCTGGAGAGTATGACCTAGCCGGTTTTGCCGTTGGTGCCATGGAGCGGGATCAGAAACTCCCTCACCTGGAAAGAATCACTGAAGGGGACGTTGTTATTGGAATAGCTTCCTCTGGTCTTCACAGCAATGGATTTAGCCTTGTGAGGAAAATTGTAGCGAAATCTTCCCTCCAGTACTCCTCTCCAGCACCCTCTGGCTGTGGTGACCAGACCTTAG GGGACTTACTTCTAATTCCAACTAGAATCTACAGCCATTTGCTGCTACCTGTCCTACGTTCAGGACATGTTAAGGCTTTTGCCCATATTACTGGTGGAGGCTTGCTAGAAAACATCCCCAGAGTCCTCCCTCAGAAATTTGGGGTGGAGTTAG GTTCTCCTCGTGTGAAAGTCAAGCATCTGATTGAAACCATGCAAATAAATGGTTCAGTACTGGAGAATGGCACCCTGAAAAATCATTTCTCTGTTCAACCAAAAAAGGCAAGAGTTGCTGTCTTAATATCCGGAACAG GATCGAACCTTCAAGCTCTCATAGACAGTACTAGGGAGCCAAGGAGCTCTGCACACATTGTTGTTGTGATCTCCAACAAAGCTGCAGTGGCTGGCTTAGATAAAGCAGAAAAAGCCGGAATTCCCACCAGG GTAATTAAtcataaattatataaaagtcGTGAAGCATTTGACACTGCAGTTGACCAAGTCCTTGAAGAGTTCTCCACAGACATAGTCTGTCTTGCAGGATTCATGAGAATTTTATCTGGCCCCTTTGTCAGAAAATGGAATG GGAAAATGCTTAACATCCACCCATCCTTGCTTCCTTCGTTTAAGGGTTCAAATGCCCATGAACAAGTCCTGGACTCCGGAGTCACACTCACTGGGTGTACTGTGCACTTTGTAGCT gaagatgTAGATGCTGGACAAATTATTTTACAAGAAGCTGTTCCAGTGAAGAGGGGAGACACTGTTGCAACTCTATCTGAAAGAGTAAAATTAGCAGAACATAAAATATTCCCCTCAGCCCTCCAGCTGGTGGCCAGTGGAACTGTGCAGCTTGGAGACAATGGCAAGATCTGTTGGGTCAAAGAGGAATGA